Proteins from a genomic interval of Streptomyces sp. Tu6071:
- a CDS encoding ROK family protein produces MHTDLVAALDIGGTKIAGALIDGRGGILARAQRPTPAKEDGETVMGAVSGVLGELRKASDWDAVRAVGIGSAGPVDASEGTVSPVNVAAWRGFPLVARVREATGDLPVTLVGDGVAIAAAEHWQGAARGHDNALCMVVSTGVGGGLVIGGQVHPGPTGNSGHIGHISVDLDGDLCPCGGRGCVERIASGPNIARRALADGWEPGTDGDATAAGVAAAARAGDRIARASFDRAAQALAASIAATATLVEIDIAVIGGGVAKAGDLLFTPLRAALKEYATLSFVQGLEVVPAQMGTDAGLVGAAAGALRHFGGTGA; encoded by the coding sequence ATGCACACGGACCTCGTCGCCGCGCTCGACATCGGCGGCACCAAGATCGCCGGCGCCCTGATCGACGGGCGGGGAGGCATCCTCGCGCGCGCCCAGCGGCCGACGCCCGCCAAGGAGGACGGCGAGACGGTCATGGGTGCCGTGTCCGGGGTCCTCGGCGAACTCAGGAAGGCGTCCGACTGGGACGCCGTGCGGGCGGTCGGGATCGGCAGCGCGGGGCCCGTGGACGCGAGCGAGGGCACCGTCAGCCCGGTCAACGTCGCCGCCTGGCGCGGCTTCCCGCTCGTCGCGCGCGTGCGCGAGGCGACGGGGGACCTCCCGGTGACTCTCGTCGGGGACGGCGTCGCGATCGCCGCGGCCGAGCACTGGCAGGGGGCGGCGCGCGGCCACGACAACGCGCTGTGCATGGTCGTCTCGACCGGCGTCGGCGGCGGACTCGTCATCGGCGGCCAGGTGCACCCGGGGCCCACGGGCAACTCCGGGCACATCGGTCACATCAGCGTGGACCTCGACGGGGACCTGTGCCCGTGCGGGGGCCGGGGCTGCGTCGAGCGGATCGCGAGCGGCCCCAACATCGCCCGCCGCGCCCTCGCCGACGGCTGGGAGCCCGGGACGGACGGCGACGCGACCGCGGCCGGGGTCGCCGCCGCCGCGCGCGCGGGCGACCGGATCGCCCGCGCCTCCTTCGACCGCGCGGCGCAGGCGCTCGCCGCCTCGATCGCCGCGACGGCGACACTCGTCGAGATCGACATCGCCGTCATCGGCGGCGGCGTCGCGAAGGCGGGGGACCTCCTCTTCACGCCGCTGCGCGCCGCGCTCAAGGAGTACGCGACGCTCTCCTTCGTCCAGGGCCTGGAGGTCGTCCCCGCCCAGATGGGCACGGACGCGGGTCTCGTGGGCGCCGCGGCGGGCGCGCTGCGGCACTTCGGCGGCACGGGAGCCTGA
- a CDS encoding electron transfer flavoprotein subunit alpha/FixB family protein, producing the protein MAEVLVYVDHVGGAVRKPTLELLTLARRLGEPVAVALGAGAAQTAATLGEHGATRVLTSEASEYADYLVVPKVDALQAAVEAVSPAAVLVSSSAEGKEIAARLALRIGSGLITDAVDVEAGVDGPVATQSVFAASFTTKSRVSRGVPVITVKPNSAPVEPAAGAGAVEELAVSFSEQASGTKVTSRTARESSGRPELTEAAIVVSGGRGVNGAENFALIEALADSLGAAVGASRAAVDAGWYPHSNQVGQTGKTVSPQLYIASGISGAIQHRAGMQTSKTIVAINKDEEAPIFELVDYGVVGDLFNVVPQLTEEVNTRKG; encoded by the coding sequence ATGGCTGAAGTACTTGTTTACGTCGATCACGTGGGCGGCGCAGTGCGCAAGCCCACGCTGGAGCTGCTGACCCTGGCCCGTCGCCTGGGCGAGCCGGTCGCCGTCGCCCTCGGTGCGGGCGCCGCGCAGACCGCTGCCACGCTGGGTGAGCACGGTGCGACCCGGGTGCTGACCTCCGAAGCGTCGGAGTACGCGGATTACCTGGTGGTCCCGAAGGTGGACGCGCTCCAGGCCGCCGTCGAAGCGGTCTCCCCGGCCGCCGTTCTCGTCTCCTCCTCCGCTGAGGGCAAGGAGATCGCCGCGCGCCTGGCGTTGCGTATCGGCTCCGGCCTGATCACGGACGCGGTGGATGTGGAGGCCGGTGTGGACGGGCCGGTGGCGACGCAGTCGGTGTTCGCGGCGTCGTTCACGACGAAGTCGAGGGTGTCCAGGGGCGTTCCGGTGATCACCGTGAAGCCGAACTCGGCCCCGGTGGAGCCGGCTGCGGGTGCGGGTGCGGTGGAGGAGCTGGCGGTGTCGTTCTCGGAGCAGGCGTCGGGGACGAAGGTGACGTCGCGGACGGCGCGTGAGTCCTCGGGTCGTCCGGAGCTGACGGAGGCGGCGATCGTGGTCTCGGGTGGTCGTGGTGTGAATGGTGCGGAGAATTTCGCGTTGATCGAGGCGTTGGCGGATTCGCTGGGTGCGGCGGTGGGTGCGTCGCGGGCGGCAGTGGACGCGGGCTGGTATCCGCACAGTAATCAGGTGGGGCAGACGGGTAAGACGGTGTCTCCGCAGCTGTATATCGCTTCGGGTATTTCGGGTGCGATTCAGCATCGTGCGGGGATGCAGACGTCGAAGACGATCGTGGCGATCAACAAGGACGAGGAGGCCCCGATCTTCGAGCTGGTCGACTACGGCGTGGTCGGTGACTTGTTCAACGTCGTCCCCCAGCTCACCGAAGAGGTCAACACCCGCAAGGGCTGA
- a CDS encoding DUF6986 family protein: MDPREPVRSTLGTHAAKEVADLLAPVDAELARRYPGDPGTRQPVHTVYVPADVFGAGTVRTWGDEALAALDAHAPDAASLAAAVGLAPALAAEVYPRVRAKLRAEPVEDLRIDFEDGYGVRPDAEEDADALRAAHLVAAACAAPDPARVPARIGIRIKCMEAAVRERGIRTLDLFLTALLDAAPRLPARLVLTLPKVTYAPQVTAMARLLGAFEEARGLAPGGIGFEIQIETAQSVLGPDGAATVARMIDAGQGRVTALHYGTFDYSAALGVSAAHQSPDHPAADHAKAVMQLAAAGTGVRLSDGSTNVLPVGPAEQVHAAWRLHHRLVSRALARAYYQGWDMHPAHLPTRYAAVYAFYRADWERTADRLAAYAARASGDVLDEPATARALAGHLLRGADCEALGMDEITARSGLGRERLEAFAGRRGA, translated from the coding sequence ATGGACCCGCGGGAGCCGGTACGCAGCACGCTCGGGACGCACGCCGCGAAGGAGGTCGCGGACCTCCTCGCCCCCGTCGACGCCGAACTGGCACGGCGTTACCCCGGCGATCCGGGCACCCGGCAGCCTGTGCACACGGTGTACGTGCCCGCCGACGTATTCGGGGCGGGCACCGTCCGTACGTGGGGCGACGAGGCGCTCGCCGCGCTCGACGCCCACGCGCCCGACGCCGCCTCGCTCGCCGCCGCCGTGGGCCTCGCCCCCGCGCTCGCCGCCGAGGTGTACCCGCGCGTGCGCGCCAAGCTCCGCGCCGAGCCCGTCGAGGACCTGCGGATCGACTTCGAGGACGGGTACGGGGTGCGGCCCGACGCCGAGGAGGACGCCGACGCGCTGCGCGCCGCGCACCTCGTCGCCGCCGCGTGCGCCGCCCCCGACCCCGCCCGCGTCCCCGCCCGGATCGGCATCAGGATCAAGTGCATGGAAGCCGCCGTGCGCGAACGGGGCATCCGCACCCTCGACCTCTTCCTCACCGCGCTCCTCGACGCCGCGCCGCGCCTGCCCGCGCGCCTCGTCCTGACGCTGCCCAAGGTCACGTACGCCCCCCAGGTCACCGCCATGGCACGCCTCCTCGGCGCCTTCGAGGAGGCGCGGGGGCTCGCGCCGGGCGGCATCGGCTTCGAGATCCAGATCGAGACCGCGCAGTCCGTCCTCGGCCCGGACGGCGCCGCGACCGTCGCCCGCATGATCGACGCCGGGCAGGGCCGCGTCACCGCGCTGCACTACGGCACCTTCGACTACAGCGCCGCACTCGGCGTCAGCGCCGCGCACCAGTCGCCCGACCACCCCGCCGCCGACCACGCGAAGGCCGTCATGCAACTCGCGGCGGCGGGAACGGGTGTGCGGCTCTCGGACGGCTCCACCAACGTCCTGCCGGTCGGCCCCGCGGAACAGGTGCACGCCGCCTGGCGACTGCACCACCGCCTCGTCTCGCGCGCCCTCGCCCGCGCCTACTACCAGGGCTGGGACATGCACCCCGCCCACCTGCCGACCCGCTACGCGGCGGTCTACGCCTTCTACCGCGCCGACTGGGAGCGCACCGCGGACCGCCTGGCCGCCTACGCCGCCCGCGCGAGCGGCGACGTGCTCGACGAGCCCGCGACCGCCCGCGCGCTCGCCGGGCACCTCCTGCGCGGCGCCGACTGCGAAGCGCTCGGCATGGACGAGATCACCGCGCGCAGCGGACTGGGCAGGGAACGTCTCGAAGCGTTCGCGGGGCGCCGGGGAGCCTGA
- a CDS encoding thioredoxin family protein, with the protein MESGAVGSGAVGNGPAQDWARVFASGALGDVRLGERATLVQFSTAFCQPCRATRRVLDQVAGLVPGVAHVEIDAEDHLALVRTAGIEATPTVLFLDASGREVRRAGGAPRRDQVLTALARML; encoded by the coding sequence GTGGAATCCGGTGCCGTGGGCTCGGGTGCCGTGGGGAACGGGCCCGCGCAGGACTGGGCGCGCGTGTTCGCGAGCGGCGCTCTGGGGGACGTACGGCTGGGGGAGCGGGCCACGCTCGTGCAGTTCTCGACCGCCTTCTGCCAGCCCTGCCGGGCGACGCGCCGCGTGCTCGATCAGGTCGCCGGGCTCGTTCCCGGCGTCGCGCACGTGGAGATCGACGCCGAGGACCACCTCGCCCTCGTCCGTACCGCCGGTATCGAGGCGACGCCCACCGTCCTCTTCCTGGACGCCTCGGGCCGCGAGGTGCGCCGCGCCGGCGGGGCCCCGCGCCGCGACCAGGTCCTCACAGCGCTCGCCCGGATGCTCTGA
- a CDS encoding electron transfer flavoprotein subunit beta/FixA family protein, producing MSLRIVVCVKYVPDATGDRHFAGDLTLDREDVDGLLSELDEYAVEQALQVADAADEAEITVVTVGPEDAKDALRKALSMGADKGIHVEDDGLHGSDVFGTSLVLAKAVEKAGYDLVVCGMASTDGTMGVLPALLSERLGVPQVTLLSEVSVDGGVVRGRRDGDAASEMLEARLPAVVSVTDQSGEARYPSFKGIMAAKKKPVESWDLEDLGIEAEEVGLGGSWTAVEGAAARPARTAGTIVTDEGEGGKQLAEFLAGQKFI from the coding sequence GTGAGCTTGAGGATCGTTGTCTGTGTGAAGTACGTGCCGGATGCGACGGGGGACCGGCATTTCGCTGGTGACCTGACGTTGGACCGTGAGGATGTGGACGGTCTGTTGTCGGAGTTGGACGAGTACGCGGTGGAGCAGGCGCTTCAGGTCGCGGATGCGGCTGATGAGGCGGAGATCACGGTGGTGACGGTGGGTCCGGAGGACGCGAAGGACGCGTTGCGCAAGGCGTTGTCGATGGGTGCGGACAAGGGCATTCATGTCGAGGACGACGGTCTGCACGGTTCGGATGTGTTCGGTACGTCGTTGGTGCTGGCGAAGGCGGTCGAGAAGGCCGGTTACGACCTGGTGGTGTGCGGGATGGCGTCGACGGACGGGACGATGGGTGTTCTTCCGGCGTTGCTCTCGGAGCGGCTGGGGGTGCCGCAGGTGACGTTGTTGTCCGAGGTGTCGGTCGACGGTGGTGTGGTGAGGGGGCGTCGTGATGGTGACGCGGCGTCGGAGATGTTGGAGGCGCGGCTTCCGGCGGTGGTCTCGGTGACGGACCAGTCGGGTGAGGCGCGGTATCCGTCGTTCAAGGGGATCATGGCGGCGAAGAAGAAGCCGGTGGAGTCCTGGGATCTGGAGGATCTGGGGATCGAGGCCGAGGAGGTCGGTCTCGGGGGTTCGTGGACGGCGGTGGAGGGTGCGGCGGCGCGTCCGGCGCGTACGGCGGGGACGATCGTGACGGATGAGGGGGAGGGCGGCAAGCAGCTGGCCGAGTTCCTCGCGGGCCAGAAGTTCATCTGA
- a CDS encoding LacI family DNA-binding transcriptional regulator: protein MAQTTRRPAPRYGNRPTMKDVAARAGVGLKTVSRVVNDEPGVTPDTERRVREAIAALGFRRNDSARVLRKGRTASVGLILEDLADPFYGPLSRAVEEVARAHGALLINGSSAEDPERERELALALCARRVDGLVVIPAGDDHRYLQPEIAAGMAAVFVDRPAGGIEADVVLSDSFGGAREGVRHLLAHGHRRVGFIGDMPRIHTAAERLRGYRAALAEAGITPDPEWVSLGVTDPQRVRDAAHAMLGGPEPVTAVFAGNNRVTVTVVRVLAERVRPVALVGFDDFELADLLDPGVTVVAQDAAQLGRTAAQRLFGRLDGAAHEAERFVLPTRLIPRGSGELPPAL from the coding sequence GTGGCACAGACCACCCGCCGACCTGCCCCGCGCTACGGCAACCGCCCGACGATGAAGGATGTCGCGGCGCGGGCGGGCGTGGGACTCAAGACGGTCTCGCGGGTGGTGAACGACGAGCCGGGCGTCACCCCCGACACCGAGCGACGGGTGCGGGAGGCGATCGCGGCGCTCGGTTTCCGCCGGAACGACAGCGCGCGGGTGCTGCGCAAGGGCCGCACGGCGAGCGTCGGTCTCATCCTGGAGGATCTCGCCGACCCCTTCTACGGGCCGCTGAGCCGCGCGGTGGAGGAGGTGGCGCGCGCGCACGGCGCCCTGCTCATCAACGGGTCGAGTGCCGAGGACCCCGAGCGGGAGCGGGAACTCGCGCTCGCGCTGTGCGCGCGGCGCGTGGACGGGCTCGTCGTCATCCCCGCGGGTGACGACCACCGTTACCTCCAGCCGGAGATCGCGGCCGGGATGGCGGCGGTCTTCGTGGACCGCCCGGCGGGCGGCATCGAGGCGGACGTCGTGCTGTCGGACAGCTTCGGCGGCGCCCGCGAGGGGGTGCGGCACCTGCTGGCCCACGGGCACCGGCGCGTCGGCTTCATCGGCGACATGCCCCGTATCCACACCGCCGCCGAGCGTCTGCGCGGCTACCGGGCCGCGCTCGCCGAGGCGGGCATCACGCCGGACCCGGAGTGGGTCTCGCTGGGCGTGACCGATCCGCAGCGGGTACGGGACGCGGCACACGCGATGCTCGGGGGGCCCGAGCCCGTGACGGCGGTCTTCGCGGGGAACAACCGTGTGACGGTGACGGTGGTCCGGGTGCTGGCGGAGCGCGTGCGGCCGGTGGCGCTCGTCGGTTTCGACGACTTCGAACTCGCCGACCTCCTCGATCCAGGGGTCACCGTCGTCGCGCAGGACGCCGCCCAGCTGGGGCGTACGGCGGCGCAGCGGCTCTTCGGACGCCTCGACGGAGCGGCGCACGAGGCGGAGCGCTTCGTCCTGCCGACGCGGCTCATCCCGCGCGGTTCCGGCGAGCTGCCGCCGGCGCTCTGA